The genomic DNA TAGCAGTGGTCCCATGATCGAAGCAAATTTCCCGAAGATATTATAGAAACCGAAGAACTCATTGGCGTTCTTTTTAGGTACCATCTTGGCAAAGTAGGATCTGCTCAGTGCCTGGATGCCACCTTGTGAAGAGGCAACAAGCATGGCAAGAATCCAAAAATCGAGGGTTGTTTCAAGGAAATAGGCGTAGATGCAGACGCCGATGTAGACGATGATTCCTGCGTACAACATCTTCTTCCCCGTGAACTTCTCAGAAAGCCTGCCGTATAGGATGGAAAATGGCCCTGCCACCACCTGGGTGACGAACAGGATGATCAACAGGTTGGTAGAAGTGATGCCAAGATCACTTCCATAGGCGGTGGACATGGTGATGATCGTACCGACTCCATCAATATAAAAGAAATAAGCCAATAGGAATAGAAAAAGGGCTCTATATTTCCGGATTTCTTTAAAGGTCTTGCCCAGGCGTTTAAAGCTCTTCGCTACGGGGTTTTTTTCGCGTTTGATGAAATAATGCTGTTTGACATGCTTGAGAAGAGGGATGGTGAAAATTCCCCACCATATGGCTGTTATGACAAAGGCGATGCCACTGGCCGTGTCGACGGCGATGGGGATGACCTGGCTCTGTGCGAGCACGATGATGGCGATGGCGATGATGAACGGGATCGTGCTGCCGATGTAACCGAGCCCATAACCCCTCGCAGAAACACGGTCCATCCGGTCTTCGGTTGTCACATCGGTGAGGAAGGCATCATAAAAGACGTTGGCTCCCGCAAATCCCACGGTGGATACCGTGTAAAAGATGAGGAGGAGGAGCCACTGCTCCCCTGGAATGAAGGCGAGGGAGGCTGTAAAGATGATACCCAGGGTGAAGAAGAAGGTGAAGAATTTTTTCTTGTAGCCTTCGTAATCAGCAATCGTGCCCAAAATCGGACCGAGCATGGCCAAAATGAACGTCGCGATGGCAATGGTGTAACCGAGATACGCCGTGGAGTCCACGGAGCTGACTCCTGCACTTGTAGCGGCTGCCTTGAAGAAAAGCGGGAAAACGGCCGTGGAGATGATGATGGAATAGGCTGAGTTCGCCCAATCATAGAGGATCCAACTATTCTCTTCTTTTGTGAATTTTTTCATCCTTTTCCGTCCTCCTGTTCAATGTTCGCTGTTTCCAGTAATTCATGTCGGCATACCCCATCTGTATCCCCGAGGTCAAGGCCTAGGAGGCGTGCCAGAGTAGGACCCTCATCCACAAGATTCATTGCAGGGATTTCCGTCTTTTTGATTCCTTTGCCCATGGCCATGAATATCGTCCCGTACTGGTCCTTGGAAGGGGAGTACCCGTGGGAGCCCCATGTATAGGTGCGATCCTGGACATCTTGAGAGGTGATGCGATGAAGGAAGTCGCCATCGGTGAAGTCCTTGAAGTAATACCCTCTCTCTGCCTCGAGCATGAATGCAGCACTTCCATCTGCACCCATGAGCCCTGCCTCGTATCCCGTGAAGATGTCTTCGATCCCTCCTTCTTTTTTAAGCGCTTTCAATAATTGGTGGACCCCATCCATAAGTCGTTCGTCCCTTACATAAACATAGGATGAGCCGTCGCACCCTTTGGCATAAACCTGCCAATCGATCACCTTTCCTTTCCCATCACATGTAATCCATCCTTTCTCTTTGAAGCAAACATTGAGTTGGATGGCTGTATCTTCGTTAAGTGCACTGTGATCTCCCAATGCAACCAAGGTATACTCACATCTGCTTTCATCCAATGCATCCATGATCCGTCCAAGACGATCATCATGACGGTGAATGGCATCGATGGCTTCCTTTGAAGAGAATCCGTGGTAGTGCCTCATTGTATCGAGGTCGGTGAAATGGATGAGCGTCAGGCCTGGCTTCTTCGTAAGGATCGTATGGACGGCGGATTCCAGTACAAAATCATCCAAAGCGGGTTGTTCAAGGCCGTTTCTTATTGAACCGAATCGCCGTTGAAGGTCGATTTGGTAGAGCGAGGTCCCATTCATGAGTGAAACCATGATCTGGTGGTGCCACGGACGGTTGGCGAATATCTCGGGAAGATTGTAATCGATGTTTGCTTTCGCCGTGACAGGCCATAGAAGGGCGGCCGTTGTAAGTTCCGATGACTTTGCTTCATCGTACAGGGTGGTTCCCCGGATGTGAGAGCGATGCCAGTACCAGTCGGGCGAAGGTCGCCCCGGCTGGATGAGCGTATTATTGATGATCCCATGACGCTTCGGATAGTTCCCCGTCACGATCGATGTATGACAGGGGTAGGTGACGGATGGATAAATGGTGCGCACATTCCGGCATAAGGCCCCTTCCTCGAGGAGGCGGCTGAAGTGTGGGAGCTCTTTCAAAAGTGGATAATCCAGTGAAGACAGGCAGTCGAATGATACGACGATAAGATGCTCAGTCAGACGGGTCATGTGTACCTCCAACAGGGAAATGTACTATATATCTATTAATATAGCAGAAGATTCAGAATGTACATACGCACTTTTGTTAATAACAGGTAAAGGGAATGAAAAAAGAGTCTGAGACAAACATGTTTTAGTCATAGTAAAACCCGAATCAGTTGCCTACGATAAAGCAAATGATTCGGGTTTTAAATTTTTTGATGAACATTCAAATTTCATCGTTTCCAGCGGTTGCACGGAGATCATGAGCGGTATTAAGATCCTATACTGATCGTGTTGGGCATTAAAGGGGCCTCTTTTAGTTTTGTCCCATCCTCTGTGATTAAATCTTGGTTGAACGCTCGACCTTTGCATTTTCTTTTGTATCGAGTTCATGGGAGTATTCCACATGATCGATTTCACAATTTTCACCGATGATGATGTGCTTCCCGCGAACGAGCTTTGCTTTAGTATTTTCCAGGGTGATGAGATCCCCCTCAATGAGGTCACAGTGGAGGAACTCATCTTTTTGTGTGAAGAAATTGACCACCTGCTTGAAGAATTTCCCCGTGCGGCTCTGTTTGACCACCACTGTTTCGCCGCCGATTTCCTTGATGGAGGAGTGATGATGCAGCTTGATTTCAATCTTATCTGCATTCAGCAATCCGTCAATATGGACAGAGCCTGAAGAAGTGAAGCTTTCCACTTCACAGTCTTTGCCGACCTTGAGAGAGCCGGTTGTCTCTATGGATTGCCCCTGGATCTTTCCTTCCACTTTACAGGCACCGCTGCTCTCAAGTGTCTGAGCGCATAAATTGCCTGCGATCTTCACCGATCCACTGATATCAACTTCTTGTGCGGTAAGGTTCCCGTTACATTTGGAAGAGCCGCTTACGGTGAAAGTCCCTGTGTCGATATCGCCTGAAAACACGGATGAACCGCTCGTTTTCATATTCTCCGCGTCCACTTTTCCATCCACCTTACCCGAACCCGACATATGGAATTCCTTGCAGGATAGATCGCCGTGGATTTTCCCACTCCCGCTAATTTTTACATCTTTGAATGTTCCGCCGCCCGATGTCCCGCTTCCACTGATCTTCAAGTCATGTAATTTCGTTTGAGCTGTACTCATCATGATCCTCCTCAAAATATCTTCACTTTGTTGCAATGCTGCCGTTCACTTGTTCCATCAACGAACCGATGTCCATCTCCACGGAGTTCGCGGATTCTTCCATGACCCATTTACTGTCACCGGGAAGCTGCATCCACATCCATTCCGATCCTTTACTCATGCCGATGAGCATGTAGTCGAGGGGAGGAGGGGATGATTCCAGAAAGGAAACCAGCTCCTTCAGTGCTTCTTCCTTGACGCCTTGTTCTTTGGCCTGGTACACGACCTTGCCATGCAGCAGATCCTGACCGGTAAAGCTTTCCCTTACTTGGAACAGGTCCCAGAGATCTTCCGGTATCAAGTTCAGTGCCCGTACCTGCTGTCCACTCAGTTGGATGGTGGACGAATCAGGAGAGAAGATCGCAGATAGCTCGTCGAGGGAGTGGTCATCCTTCAGCTCTTTGATTTTTTGTATGCGTTCGAGCACCTTCACTTTTGGAAAATAGGTTTCCTGTCCTGTGAAGCTGGACTTCTTGATAAACCAGCTTTCAGGGAGGATGTTCTTTCTTTTCCATCGGTAGAGCTGTCCATAGGAAATGCCGGTCATATCGAGGACTTCACGTTTTGAAATCAGTTCTTCACTCATACTCAACCTCCTTGTAACAAAACATTGTTACGTTGTATCTGTATTCACAATAACAGAACAATGTTACGTTGGCAAGTGAGTTTGAAAAAAATTCCTCCTTGCCTATTGCAAAACAATGGAAATCAGTATATAGTACATTACATCAGTAATGCACTATGGCAGGGAGAGGTGAATGCACTCTTGATCTTAAATTCAAACAGTTCGAAGCCGATATACGTCCAGATTGCCGAATGGATCGAGACAGAGATCCTTTCTGATGCCCTACAGGCAAATCAGAAAGTGTACTCCCAATATCAGCTCGCCGACATGCTCAATATCAATCCGGCGACGGCAGGAAAGGGCCTATCGTTATTAGTAGATGAAGAAGTGCTGTACAAGAAAAGGGGGCTGGGTATGTTTGTTTCGGAGAAGGCAAAGAACATCATTTTGATAAGGAGAAAAAATGAGACGCTTGCAGAACTCGTCGGGAATCTGGTGAAGGAAGCAGCGTATCTGAATGTATCAGAAGACGAACTGATCCGGTTGATCAGGGAAGAAATGAGAAGGGGGAATGAAGGGTGAATGTCATCGAGTGCAGTCGAGTCTCAAAGATGTTCGGTGGGAAGAAGGCCGTGAATCAGATGACCTTCACAATCGAGGAGAATGTAATCACTGGTTTGATCGGGAGGAATGGCGCAGGGA from Rossellomorea marisflavi includes the following:
- a CDS encoding MFS transporter, which produces MKKFTKEENSWILYDWANSAYSIIISTAVFPLFFKAAATSAGVSSVDSTAYLGYTIAIATFILAMLGPILGTIADYEGYKKKFFTFFFTLGIIFTASLAFIPGEQWLLLLIFYTVSTVGFAGANVFYDAFLTDVTTEDRMDRVSARGYGLGYIGSTIPFIIAIAIIVLAQSQVIPIAVDTASGIAFVITAIWWGIFTIPLLKHVKQHYFIKREKNPVAKSFKRLGKTFKEIRKYRALFLFLLAYFFYIDGVGTIITMSTAYGSDLGITSTNLLIILFVTQVVAGPFSILYGRLSEKFTGKKMLYAGIIVYIGVCIYAYFLETTLDFWILAMLVASSQGGIQALSRSYFAKMVPKKNANEFFGFYNIFGKFASIMGPLLVAVTSQVTGQSNSGVFSLVILFVIGIIILAFVPEPKEESVDRSAII
- a CDS encoding alkaline phosphatase family protein, with protein sequence MTRLTEHLIVVSFDCLSSLDYPLLKELPHFSRLLEEGALCRNVRTIYPSVTYPCHTSIVTGNYPKRHGIINNTLIQPGRPSPDWYWHRSHIRGTTLYDEAKSSELTTAALLWPVTAKANIDYNLPEIFANRPWHHQIMVSLMNGTSLYQIDLQRRFGSIRNGLEQPALDDFVLESAVHTILTKKPGLTLIHFTDLDTMRHYHGFSSKEAIDAIHRHDDRLGRIMDALDESRCEYTLVALGDHSALNEDTAIQLNVCFKEKGWITCDGKGKVIDWQVYAKGCDGSSYVYVRDERLMDGVHQLLKALKKEGGIEDIFTGYEAGLMGADGSAAFMLEAERGYYFKDFTDGDFLHRITSQDVQDRTYTWGSHGYSPSKDQYGTIFMAMGKGIKKTEIPAMNLVDEGPTLARLLGLDLGDTDGVCRHELLETANIEQEDGKG
- a CDS encoding polymer-forming cytoskeletal protein, which gives rise to MMSTAQTKLHDLKISGSGTSGGGTFKDVKISGSGKIHGDLSCKEFHMSGSGKVDGKVDAENMKTSGSSVFSGDIDTGTFTVSGSSKCNGNLTAQEVDISGSVKIAGNLCAQTLESSGACKVEGKIQGQSIETTGSLKVGKDCEVESFTSSGSVHIDGLLNADKIEIKLHHHSSIKEIGGETVVVKQSRTGKFFKQVVNFFTQKDEFLHCDLIEGDLITLENTKAKLVRGKHIIIGENCEIDHVEYSHELDTKENAKVERSTKI
- a CDS encoding DUF4004 family protein, translating into MSEELISKREVLDMTGISYGQLYRWKRKNILPESWFIKKSSFTGQETYFPKVKVLERIQKIKELKDDHSLDELSAIFSPDSSTIQLSGQQVRALNLIPEDLWDLFQVRESFTGQDLLHGKVVYQAKEQGVKEEALKELVSFLESSPPPLDYMLIGMSKGSEWMWMQLPGDSKWVMEESANSVEMDIGSLMEQVNGSIATK
- a CDS encoding GntR family transcriptional regulator, coding for MILNSNSSKPIYVQIAEWIETEILSDALQANQKVYSQYQLADMLNINPATAGKGLSLLVDEEVLYKKRGLGMFVSEKAKNIILIRRKNETLAELVGNLVKEAAYLNVSEDELIRLIREEMRRGNEG